One region of Vitis vinifera cultivar Pinot Noir 40024 chromosome 1, ASM3070453v1 genomic DNA includes:
- the LOC100854173 gene encoding AAA-ATPase At3g50940, producing the protein MVEMPNIFSLTSMPSATTVLSTYSTFAASAMLVRTVFSEIQTTVTQIIPPKIREKILSKIGSLLGNPSSQITLIFDDYDGYAVNQMYEACKIFLRTKIPPSVQKLNVFRAPERQNLLITIGEGETAIDIFEGIQVKWEMVCTKKRSIEGVDYEARSMELSFPKKNMDRILSSYLPYVVERSKAFIEENKVLKLYSYGGSWESTNLHHPSTFETLAMDSKLKQDLINDLDRFVKRKKYYKRVGRAWKRGYLLYGPPGTGKSSLIAAMANYLKFDIYDLELTSLRCNSEFRRLLVSTTNQSILVIEDIDCSSELRSQQPGGHNPNDSQLQLTLSGLLNFIDGLWSSCGDERIIVLTTNHKERLDPALLRPGRMDMHIHMSYCTPCGFKTLASNYLGIRDHRLFPEIEKLIVEVEVTPAAIAEELMKSEEADIALGRLVEFLTRVKTAQNEATDGKDKEANKKGNESPVVDQSKKKAKRNNPTARNQKRKAMSLLSR; encoded by the exons TCAGACCACAGTCACCCAGATCATACCTCCAAAAATCCGGGAGAAAATCTTGTCCAAGATTGGAAGCCTTCTTGGTAATCCCTCTTCTCAAATTACTCTCATCTTTGATGATTACGATGGGTATGCGGTCAATCAAATGTACGAGGCTTGCAAAATCTTCCTGCGTACAAAAATCCCTCCATCAGTTCAAAAGCTTAACGTTTTCCGAGCTCCAGAACGCCAGAACCTTTTAATCACCATTGGTGAAGGTGAAACGGCTATTGACATATTCGAAGGAATTCAGGTCAAATGGGAAATGGTTTGTACCAAGAAGAGGTCCATTGAAGGCGTAGATTATGAAGCAAGATCGATGGAGCTCAGTTTCCCTAAGAAAAACATGGATAGGATTCTGAGCTCTTACTTGCCATATGTGGTGGAGAGATCAAAAGCCTTCATAGAAGAAAACAAGGTGCTGAAGCTCTATTCATATGGTGGGTCATGGGAATCAACCAACCTCCACCATCCATCAACTTTTGAAACACTGGCAATGGATTCAAAGCTCAAGCAGGACTTGATAAATGACTTGGATCGATTTGTCAAGAGAAAGAAGTACTATAAAAGAGTTGGAAGGGCATGGAAGAGAGGATATTTGTTGTACGGCCCTCCAGGCACTGGAAAGTCAAGCTTGATTGCAGCCATGGCCAACTATCTGAAATTTGACATCTATGACTTAGAGCTCACTAGTCTCCGTTGCAACTCAGAGTTTAGAAGACTGTTAGTCTCAACCACGAACCAATCAATACTTGTGATTGAAGATATTGACTGCAGCAGTGAGCTGCGGAGCCAACAACCAGGAGGGCATAATCCCAATGACAGCCAG TTGCAGTTGACATTATCTGGGTTGCTTAATTTCATTGATGGGCTGTGGTCAAGCTGTGGTGATGAGAGGATAATCGTGCTCACAACTAATCACAAAGAAAGGCTAGATCCTGCATTGTTGAGACCGGGGCGCATGGACATGCACATCCACATGTCCTACTGCACTCCCTGTGGATTCAAGACACTTGCGTCCAACTACCTAGGCATAAGAGATCACAGGTTGTTTCCTGAAATTGAAAAGCTGATAGTGGAGGTAGAGGTGACCCCAGCAGCAATTGCAGAAGAGCTCATGAAAAGTGAAGAAGCTGACATTGCCCTTGGAAGACTTGTTGAGTTCCTCACAAGGGTAAAGACGGCCCAAAATGAAGCAACTGATGGAAAAGATAAAGAAGCAAACAAAAAGGGAAATGAAAGCCCAGTAGTTGATCAAAGTAAGAAGAAAGCCAAAAGAAATAACCCGACAGCAAGGAATCAAAAAAGGAAGGCGATGAGTTTGTTAAGCAGATGA